Within Haliaeetus albicilla chromosome 29, bHalAlb1.1, whole genome shotgun sequence, the genomic segment TTTTCCTACCCCATTTCCCACTCCCTGAACCCCCCTTTGCGCCCTGATGCCCCCCAACCTCAGCTCCCCCCTTTGCCAGGACCTCCCCCTCCCTtgctgggattttggggtgccccaAAACTCTTTAAGATGATTTAAGGTCCCTCTCCCAAAACTGatacccccaaaaccccctagGGAGGTCCCCAGTGCCTGCAGCGTCTCCTTATCTTACATCCCCCACTTCCAGCTTCCCCGTGTCCCTTCCCCACACCATTTCCCACTCTCTGAGCGCCCCTTTACGCCCACCCCCTCTCCGAGGGACCGCCCACCCTccaacccccccaaccccctcaCCTTAACGCTGGGCATGTACTTGGAAAACCTCTCATACTCCTTGCTGATCTGGAAAGCCAGCTCCCGCGTGTGACACATCACCAGCACTGACACCTGAGCAAACGACACCAGCAAAAGGCGGGCTCAGCGCTGTGTGAGCCCCCCAAACGCCACGTCAaagccccgggggggggccccTCACCTGCCCCGTGAcaggctccagctgctgcagcgtGGCCAGGACAAAAACAGCCGTCTTGCCCATGCCGGATTTAGCCTGGCAGAGCACGTCCATGCCCAGGATGGCCTGCGGGATGCACTCGTGCTGCACTGTGGGGGAgcggaggagggaggggggctgTCAGCGCCGCTGGGGAGagaccccaaaacacccccccgcccccggcgccCTCCCCATCCGGTCACCTTCGGAGGGGTGCTCAAAGCCGCAATCGACAATGGCACGAAGCAGCTCAGGTTTGAGGAGGAAATCGCGGAAGCCAGAGCTGTGGATGGAGACGTAGGAGCCCTTCACGTCCTTCTTGGGCGGCGCCTCGGCCCCGTCGGCCCCCGCCGCGTTCTCCACCTCGTCGTCCTCATAATCCAGCAGCTCGTTGTCCACGTCGTTCTCCGCCATCCTGACGGGCTGtgggggggacgttcagagcGGGGGtctcccctccccccacacggaccacccccccccctcaccccacaGCGGGACCCCAGTGTCAGCGCACCCCACAGAgccggcccccccccgggaccccctcGCCCCACCGAGACACTCCGGTGGAccggccccccccgccaagacccgcccccccgggcccctcccccgccggcCCCAGCCAATCCTCTTCCTTCCCGCCAAGGAACCGGCCGCTcgggcccggcccgcccccccccggccgcggGGTCCGTGTTTCCCCCTCAGcgcccccccacacacacaccccgggCCTCCCCcaggccccgccgccgccatcttggcgCCCACAATGGCGGCAGGCCGGGAGCGCCCCCCTCCCAGAGCGGCGGCTCCGGGCGCcgagggcggcggcgggcgcggacGGGCCTGGCCGCGGGGTATCGGCGGCCGCGGGGCCCCGATGGGCGGTGGGAGCGGCGATGCGCGACCGAtgccggggccgggctgggccgcGCCGCCATCACTTACCGCCGAGCGCTGCGACCGCCGCGGGAGGGAGTGGGCGGGGCTGCGCAGGCGTCACTTCCGGGACCGCCTCGCCCGCGATGCCGCTCAGGTCCCCCTACCCCGGGGCTGCCCCTCACAATCGCCTGAGTCCGCCCGGCtccatccgcgcccccgccacctCCCCGcgcctctctccccccccccggccccgccgccccccgccctcccccaCTGCCGCGGCCCCGACCGGGGCCCGCCACCGCCTCCCCGCGGGGAACGATCTCCGCGCAGGCGCCGCTGCGGGCAGCTCCGCGCCGGGGTCCTCGGAGGAGGACGGTCGCCGCCGTTGCTAAGGCGACGGCGACGGCGCCGGGCGGAGAGCCCCGCCCCGAACCCGCGGGCCCGCCCCCACCGCGTCGCTATGGCGACAGCTCCCGCCACCGCCTGGCcacgccccccctccccccagtgaTGACGCAAGCCGGGCTGAGCGAACCCCTTTATTGAGACACCCCTCCACGGGGGGGCGTGGCCAAGTCAGACATCGCCCGCGATGCTGATGGTGGCCAATGACACGGTCTCTGTGGAGAGGCTCCGCCCCTTCTCGTAGATGAGGTAGAGCAGGGGGGCGTCGCCCTGATcgccggggggcggggccgccaTCGAGGAGTACCCGCTGGGCCCCGCCCACACCTGCAGGCCCCGCCCCCACCACGTGGTGCCGTTAGTGAAGCTCCAGCGCAGGGTCAGGTTCACCCCTGCGAGAGGGGCGGGGTCGGTGGGGGCGCGCCCTCGCAAGCCACACTCACCATCCCAGACCACGCCCACCGAGCCAGAGCCACCCCCTGCTGTCAAGTCACGCCGGCTACTCCCGCTGCCTCAGGCCACGCCCACCATCCCAGACCACGCCCCCCGCCCCAAGCCCCGCCCCAAGCCCCTTCTTTCCCCCCCAAGCCCAgcacccccggccccccccgacccccaaatccccccccgCTCACGCTGGCTCTCGTGGGCAGGGTTGCTGAAGAACACGAGGCCGCTGGTGACGAGGACGCCGGCCGCCACCGCGGGGTCAACCAGGGCAGGGTCGAAGGTGACAGCGTCGGGGGGGAGGGTCTCGCCCCCGTCCCAGCTCCGTGCCACCatccggcaccggcaccggtaGAAGTTTTGGTTCCGGATGTTGATGGCGATGGAGCCGTCGGGCAGCTCGTAGGGCTATGGGCAGTTGCATGACTGAGTGACCCCCGCCCCGGACCCCCACATGTCGTCGTCCCCtgacccctgggaccccccacaCCCCTGGGTCCCCCCTGCCCAGATGTCCGGGTCCCCCCTGACACCTGgtacccccacacacacacccctggGTCCCCCCGGGACACCTGGATCGCTCCCCCCACGGCTGCCTGGGTGTCctccccagacccctgggtctCCAGAGAGACCCCCAttgccctgccccccccagatactggggtccccccccattctcagatgcctgggtcccttcGGGGGGGCTTCTAGACGTCTGGGTCCCCAGGGAgaccccacacacacactgcccTGGACTTCCCCCAAGCACCACTGTCCCCCCTTCACTCCCACATACCAGggtgcccccccatccccagtcGCCTGGGTCTCCAGGGAGACACCCCCAGTGCCACAGACGCCCCCTGCCCTGGACGCCCGAGTTTCTCCCCACCTGGCACTCGTCGGGGGTGAAGTcgcgggggtggcggggggctCCAAAGGGGATGgcgggcagagcccccccccgccgccagtGCCGCCCCCCGTCGtcactcagcagcagcaagaccCCGTCCCGCTCCAGCGTCCCATGGCCGCAGAACACCAggcgcccccgccccggcgctCGCTGCTTCTGGGGAGGGGAacgacacacacacacacctagGACCGCCCTGGACCCCCAGGTCCCCACAGATCCACGCCCACCCCCCCCAATTCCCAGATGCTTGGGTCCCCCCCACCCTTCTCTGAACGCctggccgccccccccccccgtacctGGATGCCATAGCCAGGCCCGGGGGCGAAGACCTCGTTACCGACGACCCCCgagaggttttgggggggccccCAGGAGCGGCCGCCGTTGTGGCTGCGcaggaggtgggtgctgggggggccgcaggcttggggggggtgggCGCAGCgggcaaagagcagcagcacctccccccccgccaccgccagCGCTCCCAGGCTCAGCCCATCCCCCGCCGAGCCATCATCCGCTGCCACCCGCGTCGGGCCCCACGTCGcgccttgggggggggggggcacgcgGTCAGacacccccccagacccccctgacccacccccagccccctacagggcccccaccccccaagaTCCCCCCCGAGAGCCCCAAGGCACCACCCAGAACCCCCAAACTCTCAGGACCCCCCCCATTTCCAACAGGGGCCCCCCAGGAGCCCCCATGGACCACCACAACCtcccccacagacccccccgccccctcccagGAGCTCtcaaacccccccaaacccccctccAAGACCTTTCTGAACCCCCCAAGAACCTCTCATACCCCCAAGGGTTCCCCCCGACCTCGCCAAGACACCCCAAGTATCTTTCTGCCCCCCTGAACCTCTCAGACCCCTTAGTGCCCCCCCAATCCTCCTAGatccccccaaaacacccaaaAGATTTCTCCGACCCCCCCAGAACCACTCAGCCCCCCCAGGATCCCCCAAACACCTCCCAGACCCCCCTCCAGGAACCCCCCCCACCTCCGTCGGGAGAGTGGCGGCAGGCGATGACCTTGGCCCCCACGTCGGCGGCCGAGCGCTTGCGCCCCTCGGCGCAGGCCAGCAGGGCCCCCCCGGGGGTGACGACCACCAGCGGCACCCGGAAGGTGTGGACCCCCCCGCGCCCCTCCCCGCTCAcccacagcagctgctcccGCACCACCCGCGGGCgcacctggggggggacaggggggagtCAGAGTGAGGAGGGGGCCGTTAATGGGGAGTAAAAGGGGACTAAGGGGCACTGGGGGGCCCTGGAGGGGGTAGGGGGAGCTTTGGGCACCActgggggggctatagggggcATTGGGGGTCTGGTGGGGGCATTGGGGTGCTCAAGGGGGGGGGCCAAGGGGCTTTGGAAGTGTTGTTGGGGCATTAATGGGGAGTGAGAGGGGGACTAAAGGGCActggggggccctgggggggtAGAGAAGGGCTTTGCGGTCAttgggggggctacaggggggCACCGGGGGTCTGGTGGCGGCATTGAGGGGCTccaggggcttggggggggtcggggggcaTCAATGGGGTGTGTTGGAGGCACTAGAGTATATTGGGGGGCACTGTAGCGGCTacgggggggctctgggggaaCGTGGGGGCCATCGAGGGGGCCGGGCGGGTGAAAGAGAGACAAATGGGGAGGCAGGGAGCTTGGGGGGGCATCGGTGGGGGGCAAAAGGGGGTGGTGGGGGCAACGGGGGACCCGGGGGTGGCTTTGGGGGGATCagggggccctggggggggattggggggggtccccgggacGTGGGGGGTTGGGTGCGGGAGGGTCCTGCCGTAGCcagcccgccccccccctcccccgaagccccccccgcccccccggtaCCGTCTCGGGGGTCGCGGCCCAGCGGGCGGCGGCACCGATCGCCAGGAGCAGCCCCGGGAGGAGCCGGCCCGGACCCATCGCGGCCCCTTTAAGGCGCCGCCGTCACGTGCCACCGCCCGCCGCGCTGAGGGGGCGGGGCCAAGCCTTAAAGCGGCAACGCCCGGAGGGAGGAGAGCGGAGGGCCCGACCAGCGAAAACCAGCGAATTTTatggtggggagaggggaaaaaaaaaaaccaaacaacactTTTAATGCACTTTTTCGCTCCCACCACCCAGCCCAGGCCACCCCGGAACCCCAACCCGCAGGGGGGCGGGGCCACCCTCGAAGGGGGCGGGGCTAAGACGGCTCTCAGCCACACCCCTTTTGGAAGGGTGGGGTCCGCCTTAACCCCGCACCCTCACGGAGGACGTGGCCACACCCCCTTGGTCCACAAGGCCCCGTTGCATGCTGGGAAGCGTCCGGTCAGGGCTCGGCCAATCGCAGCATCGGCCCCGAAGTGGTGGGGACGCtgtgggggaggggaggggtcAGCGCCTGGCCCGGGGTCATACAGGCGTCAGGGGGTCACAGAAGGGGCATACAGGGATCACCTGGGGTCACACGGGTGGGGGCAAACATGGGTCAAGGCTCACCCagtgttgggggggggcacccaggggtcaGGTATCACCTCGGGGGCATGCAGAGGGTCCCCAGGGGTCACACAGGGGTCACACAGGGGTCACCccgggggtcgggggggggtaCCTGCGCAGCAGCTGGGCCCCCAGCAGGTCGTGCAGGAGGTACCCGACCCCCAGGCGGGCGCCTGGGGGGGCCCTTCGCTGCCGCAGCTCCCATAGAAGCACCTCCCGGTGCCGTGACCGGCGGACCGCGCCCAGCAGCGCCTGGCGCCCTGCGGGGTCAGAAGTCAGGGGTCACCAAGGGTTTGAGGGGGACCCCCCACTCTGCGAGCCGGGGACTCCTGTGGGGGGGTCCCAAAGGGCAGGGGAGCCCATggagggggagggagcagggcacGACCCACAGATTTGGGGGGCCCTGGGGGTTTCGGGGCCCCGAGGGGGGGGTCGGGGGTCCCCACGCACCACGGACGAAGGCCCGGACAAAGCGCCCGACCCCTGGCACTGCCAGCCACCAGCTTCCGGCGTCGCGCACAGTCAGCACCCCTGCGGCCACCAGTtgcctggggggggacacgggggagatgttgggggggggggcaggactCATGGCGGGGGTGGCAGGACCCACCCTGGGGGTCCCAGCCTGGCCCCACACCACCCCCGGGGGACCCCAACCCCCCGGGGGTCCCAAACCCACCTCAGGGTCCTCTGcagccaccccagccccaccatGGGGGGCCCCGCCCCACCAGACCACCACCCCCGGCCTCATGTCCCCCCCGTACGTGACGTCTCTGTCCTCGAAGCCCAGCGCCCGCATGCGGCTCTGCTCATAGCTGAGCTCGGGGCAGGCAGCCACGGCCGAATCCAGGAACCGCTGTACCAGCCCCGCCTGGGGGGtccccgccaccgccgccaGCACCTGGGGGGGGTGTGCAAGGTAGGGTCGGGGGGGCCGCaaacccccccccagcgcccagccccccccccccagaccttCTCTTTGTAGGGCTCCATGAAGACGACCCCCAGCGTGTCGGCACCCAGGCCCAGGTGGAGCAGCCGGATCCGTCCCTCGTCCCTCAGGTGGTTCTGGGGGGGTCGGAAGAGGAGGTCGGGGGGGGTTCGGCTGCCCTGGGCGGGGGTGGGATCCCCCCGTACCGGGTCGGGTCTCACCAGGTGCCGGTCCACGGCGGTGCGGTCGCTCACCAGGCTGTAGAGCTGATGGCGCAGGACCAGGGGGGGCAGCGCGTCCCCAAAGAGCCCCCGCGGGAAAAGCGCGGCCACGTCCCGCAGCGCCGCTTCCACCGACCCCGGGCtgcctgcgggggggggggggggggggcctgtgGTACCCGAGTAGGGCCCCCCCAGGTCCGTGTGCGTGTCCCGCCCGTCtccgtcccccgtccccccccccggtaccGTCGGGCCGCGGCTcctccggcggcggcggcggcggctccagGCGGCGCCTCTTGGCCTCGAGGGTGTCAcagaggaggcggcggcggcggcccatggggctggggggagcgggTGGGGCCGAGCGCCCCACAGCGCTGCCCCacaccggccccggcccggcgggccCCCGCTGATGACGTCACACCGCCCCTACCCCCGGCGAGCGGCGCCGCTACCTACTCTCCCTCCCTCCGGCGCGCCCTGATGACGCGCGAGCGTCACCGGCGGAGGGCGGGGCGACGCCGGGCCGGGGGCGTGACTGGAGGCTACGGGGCGGGGCTTCCCGAAAGGGGCCGGCGCGCGCGGGCGACCCGGGACGGAGCCAAGCGGGAGGGGGAAACGGGCTGAACCATGTGCGTGGGGGGTGGGTGGACTAAACCACGTGGGGCCAATAGGGGGGAACGGGTTTAACCACGCGGGGCGATGCGGGGGGGTGGACGGATTAAACCACGTGGGGTGATGGAACGGACTGAACCACGTGGAGCCAACGGGGGGTTGGACTGAACCACATAGGGCCAACGGGGGGGGTGTGGACTGAACCACATAGGGCCAACGGGGGGGGTGGGATGAACCAGGCACGAGCAGTGATGCGGGGGAACAGACTGAACGACCTGGAGCAACTGGGGACACACACGGGCTGAACCATGTGGCCCCAAGGGGGCACTTaagggatgctggggggggctgggctgAACCCCTCGGGTGACTCCGGAGGCCCCATGTGGCACTGGGGGGGTCGGCGAGACCAaaggctggggtggggggacacatAAGCCTTTATTGGGTGTAGAGGCTGGCAGCAAAGACGATGTCGCGCTTGATCATGTTGGAGGCGGCCTCCATCTTGGCGGCCAGCGCGGACTCCCCCACCAGCCGGGCGGCCTGGCGAACCTCCCGGCacatctcctccagctgctggatGCAGCGAACGACGGCCCCCTCCTGCACCACCGCCAGCCGGGCGATGTCTGCAAAGGGCtgcggggggggacgacacaggGGAATGAGTGGGGGTACCCCCAGGATGGGACAGGGGGGGGACCACGGGGCTGGGGGaatgggggaactggggggagcCCAGGGATGGGGAATAGGGGGGAACAGGGGGGACAAGGGAATGGGGGGGACCACAGGGATGGGGTGGCAAGGGAACAGGGGAGACTGGGGGGGTCAGTGGTAAAGTGGGGATGTGGGAAGCGGGGGAGACAGAGGGGCACAGGCAGGCAGTCATGGAGCCCCACAGCACAAGGGAGGGGCAGGACACGGGGCAGGGGGGGTACCTCAGGGGAGACGAAGGTCTCAGGGCTGGAGTTGGGGGGTCCCCAGCGATGGTCCTGGGGGTGCTAGGGGGGTCTCAGCAGGGGCCTGGGGGTGTTACCGGGGGGTCTCACCATGCCACGGGCCCACTCGTAGACGACCTCGACGAGGCTGAAGCTGAACTGGTCGACAAACTCCTCGACGCTCTGGCTGAGGCCGcactcctgctgcagctgccccaCGCGCTGCGCCACTGCCCGCACCTGCTCCATCCCCTGGGGGGGGCACacggggggggcatgggggggacCCCGAGTCAGGGACCTCCACCCCCTGAGAGACCCCAATGTCTGGCACCCCCCACTCCACTCCACAGctgcccccaaaaccccagggaCTCCAGCATCTGGGGGActcccaccccaccaccccccatcACGAGGGACCCCAGCCTCCAGGACCCCCCACTCCACCCCATgggccccccaaaaccccagggaCTCCAGCATCTGGGGGACCctcaccccaccacccccctcACCCCAAGGGACCCCAGCCTCCAGGACCCCCCAACTCCACCCCACAGTCCCAGGGACACCCATTGCCCCCCCACCAAAGCGGACCTGCCCAGGGGGCTCCCCCCACCATGGGCAGACCATGCAGGAGAGCAGGagcccccccaaagcccccggGACCCCGATACCTTGGGGAACCCCCCATACCTGATGGAGGGCGGGGGGCACATGGGGGGGAGCATCCCCCCGCCCCTGGCAGACCATGCAGGAGAGCAGGGCAACGCTCTCCTCGGGGCGCAGGGGGGCCAGGACgttccccagcagcagctcggTCAGCACCAGCTCGTGGGTGctcagcagggaggccaggcgACCCCCCAGCGCCActgcccccccctccgccaCATATCCCAGTGCCCGCAgcacctggggggggacaggagaGGTGGGGGGGTGCACGGGGGGATACAGGGACACCCCGTCCACGTGCCCCAGTGATCGCAGCACctgggggggatgtggggaaaCGGGGGGGCCACCCTGTTCACGTACCCCAGTGCCTGCAGCACCTGGGGGGATGCAGAGGGGCACATGGGCAGCCCCCGCCCACATGGCTCAGCTTTAGGGTGACTTGGGGACCCAGGGGGGTCTCAGAGGACATTGGGGGACACACAGGGGGATGTcagggggcacgggggggggacgggatgGGACACACAaaggggacacggggggggttACTCACAGCCACACGCTGGTGGTACtcgggcagcagcagcagcgacTGGTCCGACAGCAGGAACTGGAGAtgctccagctgctccagcagctcctggcgGGCGGCGAACTGGGCATACTGGGGGAGAGACagaggggtgagggggggggccccgagccccccccacacctccctcgGACCCTGCCCAGTACCTGCTGGGGGAAGCGGGGGCTGTGGACGCACTGGAAGGAGCCCAGCGAGGCGGCCAGGGTCCGGGCACGGGTGGCCGCCTCCACGGCCTCGGGGTCCCGCAGCTGCAGGGTCCCCACCGGGTCGAGCAGGGGGAGCCCCCCAGGGGCCCCCCCTGCCAGCCGGGCTAGCTCCTGCACCGCCACCCCCACCTCCATCCCGGGGGGCTCCAATCTGGGGGGGCGATGGGGGTCAGGCAGGGAAACACCACAATGGGGGAAACCGCAAAATGGGggagaacccccccccccgggatcCCAGCATCTACAGAACCCCCCACCCAGGGACCCCAACATTCACAGAACCCCTCCCAGGGAGACCAAAGTGGGGGGAACCCCCTCCCTCAGGGAGCCAAAGACCCATAgagacccccccaggaccccaaaaCTGTGAAGAGATCCCCAAGGTACCCCAAAACCGGGAAGAATGCCCCCAAGGACCCCCCACACTCATGGAAACCCCTGGAagacccccccagggaccccaaaatcAGGAAGACCCCCCACCAAGAGCACTCTCAGATATCCCACACACCCCTGGGAACCCCAAAACCCTCTTGGGGACCCCAAGCCACCCCCCaacccatccccatccccccccaCCTGGGGCGGGGGCCCTGGCGGGGgcgcagctcctgcaggagccTCTCGGGGTTCACCCGCAGGGTCTTGGCCGTGACCCCCCCGATGTCCCCGGGCTGCAGCTTCTCCAGCACATGGCCGCAGGCAcctgggggggg encodes:
- the NEU1 gene encoding sialidase-1, whose product is MGPGRLLPGLLLAIGAAARWAATPETVRPRVVREQLLWVSGEGRGGVHTFRVPLVVVTPGGALLACAEGRKRSAADVGAKVIACRHSPDGGATWGPTRVAADDGSAGDGLSLGALAVAGGEVLLLFARCAHPPQACGPPSTHLLRSHNGGRSWGPPQNLSGVVGNEVFAPGPGYGIQKQRAPGRGRLVFCGHGTLERDGVLLLLSDDGGRHWRRGGALPAIPFGAPRHPRDFTPDECQPYELPDGSIAINIRNQNFYRCRCRMVARSWDGGETLPPDAVTFDPALVDPAVAAGVLVTSGLVFFSNPAHESQRVNLTLRWSFTNGTTWWGRGLQVWAGPSGYSSMAAPPPGDQGDAPLLYLIYEKGRSLSTETVSLATISIAGDV
- the STK19 gene encoding inactive serine/threonine-protein kinase 19, with translation MGRRRRLLCDTLEAKRRRLEPPPPPPEEPRPDGSPGSVEAALRDVAALFPRGLFGDALPPLVLRHQLYSLVSDRTAVDRHLNHLRDEGRIRLLHLGLGADTLGVVFMEPYKEKVLAAVAGTPQAGLVQRFLDSAVAACPELSYEQSRMRALGFEDRDVTQLVAAGVLTVRDAGSWWLAVPGVGRFVRAFVRGRQALLGAVRRSRHREVLLWELRQRRAPPGARLGVGYLLHDLLGAQLLRSVPTTSGPMLRLAEP